Proteins from one Dysgonomonas sp. HDW5A genomic window:
- a CDS encoding energy transducer TonB translates to MARNIQLNSTDWCDIVFTGKNKSYGAYALRQSSSKRHILAFLVVLIFVGVVAGLPSLLKAVNPPKEHVDVVIFDGPTILDDLDNKEEEQIIEPLITPPPTPIINSQQFTPPVVTPDEFVNSERELVSQQELNESTALITNVTVETNNRTGIDPGELQREQRQIINQPPQEPNKVHEHVEVMPQFPGGNAELMRYLSANIKYPTIAAENGIEGRVVLKFVVGKDGGISNIQVVRALDPSCDKEAVRVVKGMPKWIPGMQNGHAVAVYFTLPVLFKLQR, encoded by the coding sequence ATGGCACGTAACATTCAACTAAATTCTACAGACTGGTGTGATATAGTATTCACCGGTAAAAACAAATCCTATGGGGCGTATGCTTTACGCCAAAGTTCTTCAAAGAGACATATTCTAGCATTTTTGGTTGTATTGATTTTTGTAGGAGTGGTTGCAGGACTACCTTCTTTATTAAAAGCAGTGAATCCTCCCAAAGAGCATGTGGATGTCGTAATTTTTGATGGGCCAACTATATTAGATGATCTCGATAATAAAGAGGAAGAGCAAATAATAGAACCTCTTATTACGCCACCTCCTACTCCTATTATAAATTCTCAACAATTTACTCCACCGGTAGTAACCCCTGACGAATTCGTTAATAGTGAGAGAGAATTGGTATCTCAACAAGAACTAAATGAAAGTACAGCATTAATAACTAATGTAACAGTAGAAACAAATAATAGAACAGGTATAGACCCTGGAGAGCTACAAAGAGAACAACGTCAAATTATAAATCAACCACCACAAGAACCTAATAAAGTTCACGAACATGTAGAAGTGATGCCTCAATTTCCCGGTGGAAATGCGGAATTAATGAGATATCTGAGTGCAAATATAAAATATCCGACAATTGCTGCCGAAAATGGAATTGAAGGACGTGTGGTTCTTAAATTTGTTGTAGGAAAAGACGGAGGTATATCTAATATACAGGTTGTGAGAGCACTAGATCCATCTTGTGATAAAGAAGCAGTTAGAGTCGTAAAAGGAATGCCTAAGTGGATTCCCGGTATGCAAAATGGACATGCGGTGGCAGTATATTTTACTCTTCCTGTATTATTTAAATTGCAGAGATAA
- a CDS encoding cupin domain-containing protein, translated as MEKIKSKPFFLKDEEQVYLADKGITRQFVGYNNAIMTVKVIFEKGAIGYQHSHPHVQTAYIESGVYEVTINGETKTLKAGDGFFAEPNIMHGLVCLEAGVIIDTFSPVREDFYNTIK; from the coding sequence ATGGAAAAGATTAAAAGTAAACCTTTCTTTCTAAAAGATGAAGAACAAGTATATCTTGCTGATAAAGGTATAACCCGCCAGTTTGTGGGGTATAATAATGCGATTATGACTGTAAAAGTAATCTTTGAAAAAGGAGCTATTGGTTATCAACATTCGCATCCTCATGTACAAACAGCTTATATTGAATCGGGAGTGTATGAGGTTACCATAAATGGAGAGACTAAAACATTGAAAGCGGGTGATGGCTTTTTTGCAGAACCCAATATTATGCATGGATTAGTTTGCTTAGAGGCAGGTGTTATTATTGATACTTTTAGTCCTGTAAGAGAAGATTTTTATAATACAATAAAATAA
- the purL gene encoding phosphoribosylformylglycinamidine synthase: MVSFFLNSAKNIIAVETSSPIESSDIQKLKWLFDEAQLVESTEIQGHFVGPRKEMVTPWSTNAVEITQNMGVTGIIRIEEYFSAEQDSKYDPMLQQRYNGLGQMLFTIDKKPDPILEIDDIAAYNAKEGLALSSDEIDYLNGLSAKLNRKLTDSEVFGFSQVNSEHCRHKIFNGTFIIDGEEKESTLFQLIKKTSKVNLNKLISAYKDNVAFNDGPEIEQFAPASGDKPDYFETKQIKSVISLKAETHNFPTTVEPFNGAATGSGGEIRDRLAGGKGSLPIAGTAVYMTAYPRTKEGRVWEETMPERDWLYQTPEEILIKASNGASDFGNKFGQPLICGSVLTLEHQENQKKFAYDKVIMLAGGVGFGNKRDAIKNEPEVGESVVILGGDNYRIGMGGGAVSSVDTGQYSSGIELNAVQRANPEMQKRVSNVIRTLSESDNNPIVSIHDHGAGGHLNCLSELVEHTGGIIDVSKLPVGDPTLSSKEIVGNESQERMGMIVPAETTEAIKRIAERERSPMYVVGKTTDDKKFVFEQADGKRPIDLSLEDFFGKAPRTIMCDETIEEYFSNPEYKLLSLKGHLTNVLQLEAVACKDWLTNKVDRSVTGKVARQQCQGEIQLPLSDLGAVALDYRGRSGIATSIGHAPQVAMVDSEAGSVMAIAEALTNIVFAPLEDGIQGISLSANWMWPCKNPGEDARLYRAVEACSNFACELGINIPTGKDSLSMTQKYGDDKVYAPGTVIISAAAEVKNIRKIVSPVLAYIKGTYLYYIDFSFDTFKLGGSALAQTMSKLGEEVPTVKDSEYFKDAFTCIQELIERGLVLAGHDISAGGMITAMLEMCFANPQGGLEARLDKLHHADLIKVLFSENPGVLIQVKHHHLVEKILDDYGIGYAIVARPTENRKLTIQKDEFYEEFDIDELRDIWYESSYLLDRLQSGTDLAKARFENYKNQPVEFKINSSFNGKFSHLGITPAREGRSGVKAAIIREKGTNGEREMAYTLYLAGFDVKDVHMTDLASGRETLEDISLIVFCGGFSNSDVLGSAKGWAGSFMYNEKAKIALRNFYARPDTLSLGVCNGCQLVMELGLIYPEHDQKPKMHHNASHKFESTFISVDIPKNNSVMFGTLSGSKLGVWVAHGEGRFSMPKAESEYNIVAKYAYDEYPGNPNGSDFSTAAVCSKDGRHLAIMPHPERSIFPWQCAYYPFENRKDDVTPWMEAFINAKSWIENHKS; the protein is encoded by the coding sequence ATGGTATCTTTCTTCCTTAATTCTGCTAAAAACATCATTGCAGTAGAAACCTCTTCTCCAATCGAATCTTCTGATATCCAAAAGTTAAAATGGCTCTTCGACGAAGCTCAATTAGTTGAATCTACTGAGATTCAAGGACACTTCGTTGGACCTCGTAAAGAGATGGTTACTCCTTGGAGCACCAATGCCGTTGAAATAACTCAAAATATGGGTGTTACAGGTATTATTCGTATTGAAGAATATTTTTCTGCAGAGCAAGATTCTAAATATGACCCAATGCTTCAACAAAGATATAATGGGTTAGGACAAATGTTATTCACAATCGATAAGAAACCCGATCCTATTCTTGAGATCGACGATATTGCAGCTTATAATGCCAAAGAAGGCTTGGCTTTAAGCTCCGACGAAATAGATTACCTAAATGGCTTAAGTGCTAAACTGAACCGAAAATTAACAGATAGCGAAGTATTCGGTTTCTCTCAGGTTAATTCAGAACACTGTCGTCATAAAATCTTCAACGGTACATTTATTATTGATGGTGAAGAAAAAGAAAGTACGCTTTTTCAATTGATAAAAAAGACTTCGAAAGTCAATCTAAATAAACTGATCTCAGCCTATAAAGATAATGTTGCATTTAACGATGGACCCGAAATTGAACAGTTTGCTCCTGCAAGTGGAGATAAGCCTGACTATTTTGAGACTAAACAAATTAAATCTGTTATTTCGTTAAAAGCCGAAACTCATAACTTCCCAACTACAGTAGAACCATTTAATGGTGCTGCAACAGGTTCGGGAGGAGAAATACGTGACCGCCTTGCCGGAGGTAAAGGATCTTTACCCATAGCAGGAACAGCCGTTTATATGACAGCATACCCACGTACCAAAGAGGGTAGAGTATGGGAAGAAACTATGCCCGAAAGAGATTGGTTATACCAAACTCCCGAAGAAATTCTAATAAAGGCTTCTAATGGAGCTTCAGACTTTGGTAATAAGTTCGGACAACCTCTGATTTGTGGTTCTGTACTGACTCTTGAACATCAGGAAAACCAAAAGAAGTTTGCATACGATAAAGTAATTATGTTAGCCGGAGGTGTTGGTTTCGGAAACAAACGCGATGCTATAAAAAACGAACCCGAAGTCGGTGAGAGTGTTGTTATATTAGGTGGTGATAACTATCGTATCGGAATGGGTGGAGGTGCAGTATCATCTGTTGATACAGGTCAATACTCCAGTGGTATTGAATTGAATGCAGTACAACGTGCCAACCCTGAGATGCAAAAACGTGTATCGAATGTGATCCGTACTTTATCGGAGTCAGATAATAACCCTATTGTATCTATTCACGACCATGGTGCAGGAGGACACTTAAATTGTCTTTCGGAACTTGTTGAACATACAGGAGGTATAATAGATGTATCTAAACTTCCGGTAGGAGACCCGACTTTATCTTCGAAAGAGATTGTAGGAAACGAGAGTCAGGAAAGAATGGGTATGATAGTTCCTGCTGAAACAACAGAAGCTATAAAAAGAATAGCCGAACGCGAACGTTCACCTATGTATGTAGTCGGAAAAACAACCGATGATAAAAAATTCGTTTTTGAACAAGCTGACGGAAAACGTCCTATTGATTTAAGTTTAGAGGATTTCTTCGGAAAAGCACCACGTACAATTATGTGTGATGAAACTATCGAAGAATATTTCTCTAATCCCGAATATAAATTATTAAGCCTTAAAGGTCATTTAACAAATGTTCTTCAACTCGAAGCTGTTGCATGTAAAGACTGGCTAACAAATAAAGTAGACCGTTCTGTAACAGGAAAAGTGGCTCGTCAACAATGTCAGGGAGAAATACAGCTACCACTAAGTGACCTTGGTGCCGTAGCACTCGATTACAGAGGTCGTTCGGGTATTGCAACATCTATTGGTCATGCACCTCAGGTAGCAATGGTAGATTCGGAAGCAGGTTCTGTAATGGCTATTGCTGAAGCTTTAACCAATATTGTATTCGCCCCTCTTGAAGATGGTATTCAAGGTATTTCATTAAGTGCGAACTGGATGTGGCCTTGTAAAAATCCGGGAGAAGATGCCCGTTTATACCGTGCAGTAGAGGCTTGCTCAAACTTCGCCTGTGAATTGGGAATCAATATTCCAACAGGTAAAGATTCACTGTCGATGACTCAAAAATATGGAGATGATAAAGTATATGCACCCGGTACAGTAATTATATCTGCTGCTGCCGAAGTGAAAAATATACGTAAAATTGTATCTCCTGTATTAGCATACATCAAAGGAACTTATTTGTATTACATAGATTTCTCTTTTGATACTTTCAAATTGGGAGGTTCTGCCCTTGCTCAAACGATGAGTAAATTGGGTGAAGAAGTGCCAACTGTAAAAGATTCAGAATACTTCAAAGATGCATTTACTTGTATTCAAGAGCTAATAGAAAGAGGTTTGGTATTGGCTGGACATGATATTTCTGCCGGAGGTATGATTACAGCTATGTTGGAAATGTGTTTCGCAAATCCTCAAGGAGGCTTAGAAGCCAGACTGGATAAATTGCATCATGCAGACCTTATCAAAGTACTATTCTCTGAGAATCCGGGAGTACTAATCCAAGTGAAACATCATCATCTGGTTGAAAAGATATTAGATGATTACGGCATCGGTTATGCAATAGTTGCAAGACCTACCGAAAACAGAAAGCTGACTATTCAGAAAGACGAATTCTATGAAGAATTCGATATTGATGAATTAAGAGATATCTGGTACGAATCGTCTTATCTATTGGATAGACTTCAAAGTGGAACAGATTTAGCCAAAGCTCGCTTCGAGAATTATAAAAACCAACCCGTAGAGTTTAAAATCAATAGTTCTTTCAATGGCAAATTCTCTCATTTAGGAATTACACCTGCCAGAGAAGGACGATCAGGTGTAAAAGCTGCTATCATCAGAGAAAAAGGAACTAATGGTGAGCGTGAGATGGCTTATACTTTATATTTGGCTGGCTTTGATGTAAAAGATGTACACATGACCGACCTTGCTTCTGGAAGGGAAACTTTAGAAGATATAAGCTTAATCGTTTTTTGTGGTGGATTCTCCAACTCTGACGTATTAGGTTCTGCTAAAGGATGGGCAGGAAGCTTCATGTACAATGAAAAAGCTAAAATTGCCTTGCGTAATTTCTATGCTCGCCCAGATACTTTGAGTTTGGGTGTTTGCAACGGTTGCCAATTGGTAATGGAGTTAGGATTGATTTATCCGGAACACGATCAAAAACCAAAAATGCATCACAATGCATCACATAAATTTGAGTCTACATTTATATCAGTTGATATACCTAAGAATAATTCGGTGATGTTTGGCACACTATCAGGAAGCAAACTGGGTGTTTGGGTGGCTCACGGAGAAGGACGTTTTTCAATGCCTAAAGCCGAATCGGAATATAACATTGTTGCTAAATATGCTTACGATGAATATCCGGGTAATCCTAACGGGTCTGACTTTTCAACAGCTGCAGTTTGTTCTAAAGATGGTCGCCACTTAGCAATAATGCCTCACCCTGAAAGATCAATATTCCCATGGCAATGCGCATATTATCCATTCGAAAACCGCAAAGATGACGTTACTCCTTGGATGGAAGCATTTATCAATGCTAAAAGTTGGATAGAAAATCATAAGTCTTAA
- the argC gene encoding N-acetyl-gamma-glutamyl-phosphate reductase yields MIKAGIIGGAGYTAGELIRLLINHPQVELVFVNSTSNAGNKLTDVHGGLLGETEMTFTDQLPYNEIDVLFFCTAHGDTKKFLDSNNVPENLKIIDLSTDYRKESPEHEFVYGLPELNRERIKKAKRIANPGCFATAIQLALLPLAKAQLLNTEVHVNAITGSTGAGVKPSATSHFSWRENNISVYKAFEHQHLGEIRQSLNQLQNSFSEDINFIPVRGNFTRGIFASIYLNFAGTEEDAVKLYKDFYKDSPFVIITDKNPDLKQVINTNKCVLYVEKHGNKLLILSCIDNLVKGASGQAVHNLNLIFGLDETEGLKLKATGF; encoded by the coding sequence ATGATAAAAGCAGGAATAATAGGAGGTGCAGGATATACAGCCGGAGAACTGATTCGTTTATTGATTAACCACCCTCAAGTAGAATTGGTTTTTGTAAATAGCACCAGCAATGCAGGCAATAAACTGACCGATGTTCATGGAGGATTATTAGGTGAAACAGAAATGACTTTTACCGATCAACTTCCTTATAACGAAATTGATGTGTTATTTTTCTGTACTGCACATGGTGATACGAAAAAATTCTTAGACTCAAATAATGTTCCAGAGAATCTCAAAATAATAGACCTTTCAACCGATTATCGTAAAGAATCACCTGAGCACGAATTTGTATACGGTCTACCTGAATTAAATAGGGAAAGAATAAAAAAAGCAAAACGAATTGCCAATCCAGGGTGCTTTGCCACTGCCATACAGTTAGCTTTACTACCTTTAGCAAAAGCTCAATTATTGAATACCGAAGTTCATGTGAATGCAATTACGGGATCGACAGGGGCAGGTGTAAAGCCTTCGGCAACCTCACATTTCAGTTGGAGAGAGAATAATATTTCGGTGTATAAAGCATTCGAACATCAGCACTTAGGCGAAATTCGTCAATCATTGAATCAACTTCAAAACAGTTTCTCTGAAGATATTAACTTCATACCTGTTAGGGGTAATTTTACCCGTGGAATATTTGCGAGTATCTATCTCAATTTTGCAGGGACTGAAGAAGATGCAGTTAAATTATACAAAGACTTTTATAAGGATAGTCCTTTTGTAATTATTACAGACAAGAATCCTGATTTAAAACAAGTTATCAATACCAATAAGTGTGTGCTATATGTAGAAAAGCATGGTAATAAACTGCTTATTCTTTCTTGTATCGACAATTTGGTGAAAGGAGCTTCGGGACAAGCTGTTCATAATCTAAATCTTATTTTTGGTTTGGATGAAACAGAGGGATTAAAACTGAAAGCAACAGGATTTTAA
- a CDS encoding cupin domain-containing protein has translation MYKKVSKNEAAHYIWGDRCDSWVLVDKDTLSVKLESMPPNTRENAHYHAKASQFFYLLKGEALFHINDGESVTVLAQEGLLIPPHTIHFIENKSNEAIDFLVISQPTTNNDRFLAD, from the coding sequence ATGTATAAGAAAGTATCTAAAAATGAGGCTGCTCATTATATTTGGGGCGATAGATGCGATAGTTGGGTGTTAGTAGATAAGGACACTCTATCTGTTAAACTAGAAAGTATGCCTCCAAATACTAGAGAAAATGCTCATTATCATGCAAAGGCTTCGCAGTTTTTCTATCTACTTAAAGGAGAAGCATTGTTTCATATAAATGACGGTGAATCTGTTACAGTATTGGCTCAGGAAGGATTACTAATACCTCCTCACACAATACATTTTATAGAGAATAAAAGTAATGAAGCTATTGACTTTTTAGTTATTTCTCAGCCTACAACAAATAATGATCGGTTTTTAGCTGATTAA
- a CDS encoding solute carrier family 23 protein → MTSSSKIVLRIDEKPKFHQWILLSIQHLFAMFGATVLVPALTGMSPAVALVSSGLGTLAFIAITRGKVPSYLGSSFAFINPLIAVKAFDGFAGIMVGSFMVGIIYAIVALIIAKTGIKWLMKLLPPIVVGPVIMVIGLGLSTVAVGMVTNHGGGYDIDYVLVGLVTLVITIIFAIYTKGFLSVVPVLMGIIGGYIFAVFMGIVDFQRVIEANWFEVPPFEIPFVNFTPHFTWKVFLLMVPVVIVPIAEHIGHQLVLSKVVGKDLLEDPGLHKSLFGDSVASIIASCIGGPPVTTYGENIGVLAITKAFSIYLFIGAACFAILFGFCGKVSALLSTIPTPVMGGVSILLFGIIASSGLRMLVENKIDFSQKRNLIIASVILVIGIGGAALHIGSHFSLEGMALASIIGVVLNQILPGKQVVDFKDMFGE, encoded by the coding sequence ATGACATCTTCGAGTAAAATAGTTCTTCGTATAGATGAAAAGCCCAAATTTCATCAGTGGATATTACTAAGTATTCAACACTTGTTTGCCATGTTCGGAGCAACAGTACTAGTTCCTGCTCTAACAGGAATGAGTCCTGCCGTAGCTCTCGTTTCAAGCGGCTTAGGAACATTGGCTTTTATAGCGATAACCCGCGGAAAAGTTCCTTCTTATCTGGGATCGTCTTTTGCTTTCATAAACCCACTTATTGCTGTAAAAGCTTTTGATGGATTTGCAGGTATAATGGTAGGCAGTTTTATGGTTGGGATCATTTATGCCATTGTTGCCTTGATTATTGCCAAAACGGGAATCAAATGGTTAATGAAATTATTACCTCCCATTGTTGTCGGACCTGTTATTATGGTGATCGGACTAGGCTTATCAACTGTAGCAGTGGGCATGGTTACCAATCATGGTGGAGGATATGATATAGATTATGTTCTGGTAGGACTTGTAACTTTAGTTATCACTATTATATTTGCTATTTACACCAAAGGATTTTTGAGCGTAGTTCCTGTTCTTATGGGTATTATCGGAGGATATATCTTTGCTGTCTTCATGGGAATAGTTGATTTTCAAAGGGTAATAGAAGCAAACTGGTTTGAAGTGCCTCCTTTCGAAATTCCGTTTGTAAATTTCACTCCTCACTTCACTTGGAAAGTATTCTTGTTAATGGTTCCCGTGGTTATCGTACCCATTGCTGAACACATAGGACATCAATTAGTATTGAGTAAGGTAGTCGGAAAAGATTTATTGGAAGATCCGGGATTGCATAAATCTCTATTTGGTGACTCTGTAGCATCTATAATTGCTTCCTGTATCGGAGGACCTCCCGTTACTACTTATGGTGAAAATATTGGTGTACTGGCTATTACCAAAGCATTCAGTATATATTTATTTATTGGTGCCGCATGTTTCGCTATCCTTTTCGGATTTTGCGGGAAAGTATCGGCTCTTTTATCTACTATTCCAACACCTGTTATGGGAGGGGTGTCTATACTTTTATTTGGAATTATTGCTTCCAGTGGACTGAGAATGCTTGTTGAAAATAAAATAGATTTTTCTCAAAAAAGAAACCTTATTATAGCATCTGTCATTCTGGTTATTGGGATAGGGGGAGCAGCATTGCATATTGGCAGTCATTTTTCACTCGAAGGCATGGCATTAGCCTCTATTATTGGAGTAGTGTTGAATCAGATATTACCGGGAAAACAAGTTGTTGATTTTAAAGATATGTTTGGAGAGTAA
- a CDS encoding aspartate aminotransferase family protein — protein MKLFDVFPLFDLNIVKGNGCYVYDEKGNEYLDLYGGHAVISVGHTHPYYVEKVTDQLNKLGFYSNSVINELQQEVAQKLGEQCGYPDYFLFLINSGAEANENAIKLASFHNGRKKVLAFKKAFHGRTSVTVATTDIPAYSAPVNESSNVVFAPFNDIEFIKKELATKEYCSVIIEGIQGVAGIHIPDDSFLKELREVCTETGTILILDEIQSGYGRSGKFFAHQYAGIEADIITVAKGIGNGFPMAGVLINPMFKAVYGQLGTTFGGNHLACAAAIAVLDIMKKENLVENALNIGEYLITELKKLSGIKEVRGRGLIIGIEMNEPIKEKRSKLLFEDKIFTGSTGTHVFRLLPPLCLTKEQADVFLTKFKQIL, from the coding sequence ATGAAACTATTCGATGTATTTCCATTATTCGATCTCAATATAGTAAAAGGGAATGGATGTTATGTATATGATGAAAAGGGTAATGAATATTTAGACCTTTATGGCGGACATGCTGTAATTTCGGTAGGACATACTCATCCATATTATGTGGAAAAAGTTACAGACCAACTGAATAAGTTAGGTTTTTATTCAAACTCGGTTATCAATGAATTGCAACAAGAAGTTGCTCAAAAATTAGGAGAACAATGCGGCTATCCCGATTATTTTCTTTTCCTAATTAATTCAGGTGCCGAAGCAAATGAAAATGCAATAAAACTGGCATCTTTTCATAATGGAAGAAAGAAAGTTTTAGCATTCAAGAAAGCATTTCACGGACGTACATCTGTAACTGTTGCTACAACTGATATTCCGGCATACTCTGCTCCAGTGAATGAAAGTTCAAATGTTGTATTCGCTCCATTCAATGATATCGAATTTATCAAAAAGGAACTGGCTACAAAGGAATATTGCTCTGTTATCATAGAAGGTATTCAAGGAGTTGCAGGTATCCATATTCCTGATGACAGTTTTCTGAAAGAGCTTCGTGAGGTTTGTACCGAAACAGGAACCATCCTTATTCTGGACGAAATCCAATCGGGTTACGGACGTAGTGGAAAATTCTTTGCACATCAGTACGCAGGTATTGAAGCCGATATTATCACAGTAGCAAAAGGTATCGGTAATGGTTTCCCGATGGCAGGTGTTTTAATAAATCCTATGTTCAAAGCTGTTTATGGTCAATTGGGTACTACATTTGGCGGTAATCATTTGGCTTGTGCTGCTGCGATTGCAGTATTGGACATAATGAAAAAAGAAAATCTAGTTGAGAATGCGTTGAATATAGGAGAATATTTAATTACTGAACTAAAGAAACTATCGGGAATAAAAGAAGTACGTGGACGTGGTCTTATTATAGGTATCGAAATGAACGAGCCTATTAAAGAAAAAAGATCAAAACTCCTGTTCGAAGATAAGATCTTTACTGGATCAACCGGAACTCATGTATTTCGACTCTTACCCCCCTTGTGCTTAACTAAAGAGCAAGCCGATGTATTTCTGACTAAATTTAAGCAGATATTATAA
- a CDS encoding M949_RS01915 family surface polysaccharide biosynthesis protein, giving the protein MKKIISPIICVASLLFMFSPCKAKEKSDIEDTTITLINSLPKELVYEGKVKEAINWADKEGKHIAFITETGIYVSEKFGHDNDGADAEIFAYHYLFNEKTDRHELKWKIYDYISDCPVDIAANFIENTFKVTDLDNNGIHEVWVMYQKVCHGDVSPFEMKVIMYEGNTKYAMRGENKIQLSDNESFGGEYKFDNNFTKGKNVFREYARKIWSDNIMVKWE; this is encoded by the coding sequence ATGAAAAAAATAATTTCACCAATCATCTGTGTAGCCTCTTTGTTATTTATGTTCTCGCCTTGTAAGGCTAAAGAAAAATCAGACATAGAAGATACAACTATTACTTTGATTAATAGCCTACCTAAAGAGTTAGTTTATGAAGGGAAAGTAAAAGAGGCTATTAATTGGGCGGATAAAGAAGGAAAACACATCGCTTTTATTACAGAGACAGGAATCTATGTAAGTGAAAAATTCGGACATGATAATGATGGAGCCGATGCTGAAATTTTTGCATACCATTATTTGTTTAATGAGAAAACAGATAGGCATGAGTTAAAATGGAAGATCTATGACTATATTTCAGATTGTCCTGTAGATATTGCTGCAAATTTCATAGAGAATACCTTTAAAGTAACAGATTTAGATAATAATGGAATACATGAAGTTTGGGTTATGTACCAGAAAGTTTGTCATGGAGATGTAAGCCCTTTTGAAATGAAAGTAATAATGTATGAAGGCAATACAAAATATGCCATGAGAGGAGAAAATAAAATACAACTTTCAGATAACGAATCCTTTGGAGGTGAATATAAGTTCGACAATAATTTCACTAAAGGAAAAAATGTATTTCGAGAATACGCCAGAAAAATCTGGTCTGATAATATTATGGTAAAATGGGAGTAA
- the argG gene encoding argininosuccinate synthase, whose protein sequence is MKKKVVLAFSGGLDTSFCAKYLSEEKGYEVYTAIANTGGFSPDELKIVEEKAYRLGAVKHVTLDVTQEYYDKSIKYMVFGNVLRNGTYPISVSSERIFQAIAIINYAKEIGADAVAHGSTGAGNDQVRFDLTFDVLAPEIEIITPTRDMILTREYEIDYLKKHGYEADFTKMEYSINKGLWGTSIGGKETLKSNQTLPEEAYPSQLTKKESEILTIDFEQGEITGVNGTKYTNKIEAINKIEEIASAFAIGRDMHIGDTIIGIKGRVGFEAAAPLVIINAHKMLEKHTLTKWQQYWKEQLGNWYGMFLHEAQYLEPVMRDIEAFLTSSQENVTGTVTIKLMPYHYVLVGVDSEFDLMKADFGEYGEINKAWTSDDAKGFTKIYSIPTKVFHSVQKKNGK, encoded by the coding sequence ATGAAAAAGAAAGTCGTTTTAGCTTTTAGTGGAGGATTAGATACTTCATTTTGTGCCAAATACTTATCGGAAGAAAAAGGATACGAAGTATATACAGCCATAGCTAATACCGGAGGCTTTTCGCCGGACGAACTAAAGATAGTTGAAGAAAAAGCCTATAGATTAGGTGCAGTAAAACATGTAACACTGGATGTAACGCAAGAATATTACGATAAAAGCATCAAGTACATGGTTTTTGGAAATGTTCTGAGAAACGGAACTTATCCTATTTCAGTAAGTTCAGAACGTATATTTCAAGCAATAGCTATTATTAATTATGCGAAAGAAATAGGTGCTGATGCTGTTGCACATGGTAGTACAGGTGCAGGTAACGATCAAGTACGTTTCGATTTGACTTTCGATGTATTAGCACCCGAAATAGAAATCATAACTCCAACACGTGATATGATTCTTACCCGTGAGTATGAGATTGATTATCTTAAAAAACACGGTTATGAAGCAGATTTCACTAAAATGGAATACTCTATAAATAAAGGTCTCTGGGGAACAAGTATTGGTGGAAAAGAGACTTTGAAGTCAAACCAAACTTTACCAGAAGAAGCTTATCCTTCTCAATTGACAAAGAAAGAATCGGAAATTCTTACAATAGATTTTGAACAAGGGGAAATTACAGGCGTAAACGGAACAAAATACACCAATAAAATTGAGGCAATCAATAAAATCGAAGAAATAGCTTCGGCTTTTGCCATCGGTCGCGATATGCATATTGGTGATACAATTATAGGAATAAAAGGACGTGTAGGCTTTGAAGCTGCTGCTCCTTTGGTAATTATCAATGCACATAAAATGCTCGAAAAGCATACTCTAACCAAATGGCAACAATATTGGAAAGAGCAATTAGGTAACTGGTATGGAATGTTTCTACATGAAGCACAATATCTTGAACCTGTAATGCGTGACATTGAGGCTTTTTTAACCAGCTCTCAGGAAAATGTAACAGGTACAGTAACTATAAAATTGATGCCTTATCATTATGTTTTAGTGGGTGTTGACAGTGAATTCGATTTAATGAAGGCTGACTTTGGAGAATATGGAGAAATAAATAAAGCTTGGACTTCTGATGATGCGAAAGGCTTTACTAAAATTTACTCTATCCCGACAAAAGTATTTCACAGTGTTCAAAAGAAAAACGGAAAGTAA